TCGCCGCCGGGGCCGGCCTCGCGGCATATCAGGCCTTCTACTTCGTCGCCGTCCGCCTGACCGGCGTCAGCATCGCAACCGTGATCAGCCTCGGTTTGGCCCCGATTCTGCTCAGCGCCGCGGAGACGATCCGCACCCGGCGCCGCCCGGCCGACGCCGAACTGATCGCCTCCGCCGCGGCCGTCATCGGCCTGGTACTCATCTCCGGAGCGACGCTCGACGGAGCCCGAGCCGGTGCGGGCACGCTCGGCCTTCTCGCCGCGATCGCGTCCGGCACCGTCTACGCGGCCTCGACCGCCCTCAGCCGGCACACCACCCAGGGCATTCGCCCACTGCATCTGACCACCCTGTCCTGCACCGCGGGCGCGATCACCCTCGCCCCGATCGCGGTCGCACAGGGGGTGACGTTCACCCCGAGCCTCCCGTCGATCACCCAGCTCGCCTACCTGGGCGCGATCACCACCGCCCTCGCCTACGCCTGCTTCTACACCGGCCTGCGCAGCACCACCGGCAGCGTCGCGGTCGTCGTCACCCTGCTGGAACCGCTGACCGCCGCCCTGCTCGCGGTCCTTCTCCTCGGCGAACCCCTCACCACCACCGCGATCATCGGCAGCCTGCTCCTGTTCGGCGCGGTCACCACGCTTTACCTCAAACCCGCCCCATCGCCGGAGCCCAGCCTCACCCGCTGATCCGCTTTCCGGGAAAATCAAATTTTGTACGCTTCCGTCCCGCCGGCACCCCTGCCCGCGCACGGCCGCCCCACCCGCACGGCGACCCCAGCGCCGCCGGGCCCGCCGACCCGCACGGTCCGCTCATCGGGGTGGTGACGCCGAAACGCCGAGGAGAGTGAGTGAGATTCGATCTCCATACCGAGCTCGTCGCCGCCCTCCAGCCTGGCCGGATTCGCGGTCCGCCTGCTGACCTAGGTGATCGAGGACGGGGACGGATACTCCGAGGACGAGCTGGACGTGGCCGAGAAGCGGCTCGGACTCCGCCTGCCGGCCGCGCTCCGCTCGGGGTATCGGATCCTCGGCAAGCGCCCGGACCTGACCCGGAACCAGGACGACCTGCTCACCCCGCACCAGACCGAGGTCGACCGGACCGGAGCGGTCCTGGTCTTCCGGCGGGAGTGCCAGGGCGTCACCGAGTGGGGCATCCCGCTGTCCGCACTGGCCGAGGCCGACCCGCCGGTGGTCTACCGGTGGAGACGCCGGAGCGCTGGCGGCCCTACCTGGAGCGGACCTCGCCGGCCTGGGTGGAGATGGTGATGTCCGAGTGGCTGCTCGGCGGCCCCGGCTTCGCCGCGAACCGCGAACTGGACGCCGACGACATCCCGCGACTGGCCCGGCTCGGTCAACGGCTGCCACTGCCGGACCACCCGGTCTGGGCGCTGCCCGGCGACCGGCCCACGCGGTGGTACACCGTCGGCGGGGTCGTTCTCCGCGAGGATGCCGGGACCTGGGTGTGGGCCCGCTCCGACTCGGAGGACGCGATCGCCGAGCTGCGCCGATCGCTTCCCGGCGACTGGCAGGAGTGGGACGAGGGCTGAGCGGAGGGCGGGGCTTCCGGTCGTACCGAAAACCGGCGGACATCAGGGAAAGCGGCCTGGACCGATCGGCGACAGCCGGGGTGGAGAGCGGGTCCCGAGCGATAGGGGACAGCCGGGAGGGAGACCGGGGCCGGAGCGGCCGGGAGGGCGGCGGGAAGGACGGAGGCGGGCAGGGCGGGCGGAGGGGTCAGGCGGTCAGGGCGATGGTGAGGGCTCCGGCGGCGACCAGCACGCCCGCCCACAGGCGGTCCACGTTGAACCAGGCGCGGCGCAGGATGTTCACGCCGAGGAACTCGTAGACGAGCAGGGCGCATCCGGCCATCACCGTGAACATCGCCACCGTGTGCACGCCGGCCGCGGCCAGGCCGGTCAGGGCGCCGCCCGGGGAGCCGGACATCGCGTGGCCGGCGTGGGTGACCGGGACCGGCGTCGTGGCCAGGACCGGGAGCAGCATCAGGCCGGCGCCGTGGGCGGACGACATCAGGAACGACCAGCCGGCCAGCTGGGCCGACGACAGGCGCATGCCGGCCCAGCGGAAGTGGCGTTCGGAGAGCAGCCGCCACAGGCCGAAACCGACCAGCAGCACCCCGCCGGCGATCCCGACCACGTTGGCCGCGACCACCGAGCGGGTCGCCGAGATGACCGCGGCGACGATCGCGACCGAGGCGAGGTGCCCGGCCGCGATCGGGGGCAGGGAGCGCAGCAGCACCGAGCGGCTGCGCTCCTGCATGCCGCGGGCCACCGCGAACAGCCAGCCCATCGCCGGGTTCAGCCCGTGGAACGCGCCCAGGGCCACCAGCGCCGCATAGGATTCCCAGGTCACGAGGGGAAACAGTACGAGTCGGACGAGGCGTCGCCGCCCTGGAGCCGGGTCTGGTGCACGCGCCGCCCGCGGAACTCGTCGCCGTGCGGGAAGAAGCGGTCGTCGAGCGTGAGCCCCTCGTCCGTGGCGTCGATCTTGGCGAGCCAGGCGCCGACGCCGTCGGGGTAGAACTGGTCGTCCCAGGAGCCGTAGAGCGAGTTGGTCACGTAGACCCGCTTGCCGTCCCGGGACACCTCGACCATCTGCGGACCGCCGGCCAGCCGCTCCTCGGGGAACGCCGGGTGCGGGGTGCGCCGGACGATCCCGCCCAGGTGCACCGAGTCGAGGAACACCGGGTTGAACGGGTCACTGACGTCATATCGCCGCAGCTCACCGGTGCCCCAGCAGGAGACGTACAGGAAGCGGTCGTCGACGCTGAGGTCGATGTCGGTGACCAGCGGCGGCACCGCGCCGAACGGCTTGAGCGCGGGCGGCAGCAGGTCCGGGTCGGCCGGTTCGGCCGGGATGTCGATGATCTTGCGGACCGCGAACGAGCCGTCGGACCGGTGCCACGCCCAGATCGAGGCGGACAGGTCCTCCACCGAGATCACCACACCGAGGAAGCCGTGGGTGGCCGACGGGTCGTGGGCGGGCCGCAGCTCCAGCGTCATCTGGTACTGGTCGCCGAGGTCGACGGTCTGCACCAGACTGCGCTTGGCCAGGTCCCAGAAGTGGATCCGGTGCCCGTACTTCCGCCCGAGCAGCAGCTCCGGCACGATGCCGTCCTCGATCATGTCCGGCGTGCCCCACTCCGAGGTGACCAGCACGTCCTGGGTCAGGTGCCACCAGAAGTCGTAGGCGAGATGCTGGTCGCCGCGGTCGGCCTCCCACTGCCCACGCACGTCGAACGTCTTGTGGTCGAGGATCGCGATGCCGCCCGGCCCGTCGCCGCCCTGCCCCGCGCCCAGCGCCGAGACGTAGATCCCGTCCGGGCCGCAGTGGATCGTGTGCGGGCGCGAGTAGTTCGCCTTCTCCGCCAGCTCGTCGGCGCTGATCTCCTTGACCAGTCGCGGGTTCCGCGGGTCCGCGAGGGTGTCCAGCACGTAGATCCGGGACGAGCGCAGGCCGGGCACGATCAGGTAGCGGCGCTCCACGTGCGGGTGCGGCGCGGTGGGGCAGAGCGCGCTGCTGCACGCGTTCCAGCCGAAGTGGTGCAGCTCGTCACCGGTGTGCGGCAGGTCGGTCCAGCCGACCACACGGCCGTACTCCGGCGAGGCGGGGTCGGTGTCGATCACCGCGATCGCGTCGGGCTTCTCGGCCGCGCGATCGAAAGCGGCCACATAGGCCAGCTTCTCCGGTGGCGCGCCGGCCGCGGCGCCTGGCGAGGGGTAGAACGTCGGGTCCGGTGTCCATCGCGTCATGCCGCTCATCGTCACCCCGGCACCAGGCCACCACCAGGTTTACATCTGTCAACTTTGATAACCTCCCTCGCGACACGGGGAGATCACCATGCGCTGCGACACCTGCGACACCGAGCTGACTCACGCCGGACAGGGCCACGTCTGCCGGTCCGCGACCGCCGTCCCGGACGGGCCGCCGGCGGCCTGGACCCGCGCCACCCGGGCCCTGCTCGGGCTGCTCGGCGCCGTGCTGGTGACCGATCTGGTCAACGGCGCGCTGCGGCTGGCCGGCGCCGGTTATCCGGTCCTGCTGGCCACCGGCCTGCTCTGGATCGCCGCGGTGGCCGGGACGATCGGCGCGCTGATCGTCTGGAACAACCGGACCAGGCAGCTGGCCGAGGCCTACAGCGCGGATCAGAACACCTATGTCTGGAGCCTGGGCTGGCGCCTGGTGATCCTCGTCCCGATGCTGACCGCGATCCTCACCATGGGCCGGGACAGCACCGACGGCGACAACGTCACGGTGTTCGGCCTCGCCCTGCGGGCGGTGCTCGTCCTGGGCGCGACCGGCGGCGTGCTGCTCAGCCGGGCCCGGGTGCGGCGCCTGGTCCGCGACTCGCTCACCGCCCAGCGATCCGGATAGGACCGCTTCAGCGTACGTCCAACGGCAGGCGCACCAGGACCGTGGTCTTGGCCTCGCCCCCGGTCAGCTCGATGCTGCCGTGGTGGCGTTCCACCACGGCCCGGCTCAGCGTCAGCCCGAGTCCACTGCCCGGCAGCGCCCGGTCGTGCCCCCGGCTGGTCCGGTACAGCCCGGTGAACAGCTCCTCCCGCTCGATCCGGGGCACGTCCGCCGCCGCGTCGGAGATCGCCAGCTCGGCCGCCCGCCCGGTGCGCCGCAGGCTGACCTCGACGTGCCCGCCGTCCGGGCTGTACCGGACCGCGCTGCCCACCAGGTTCTCCACGATGTGCCGCAGCCGGTCCCGGTCGCCCGGCACGATCAGCTCTCCCGGCAGGTCGGTGTCGATCACCACGGGCGCCGCGCCGATCGCCGCCCGGGTCCGGTCCACCACGTCCTGGACCACCGCGGCGAGGTCCATCGGCGTACGCCGTACGTCGGCGTGCCCGGCGTCGAGCGCCGACAGCTCCAGCAGCTCGTTGATGATCTCCCGGAGCTGGACCGCGTTGCGCTCGACGACCGCGATCAGCCGCTGGCCGTCGCGCAGCAGCGTCGCCTCGTCCGCCTCGCGCAACAGCTCGGTGTACGCGCTGATCGACGTCAGCGGCGTGCGCAGCTCGTGCCCGATCAGCGCCAGGTACTCGTTCTTGCTGCGGACCAGCTGCCGCTGGAGATTGTCGACCCGCCGCCGCTCGACGAACTGGCCCAGCAGCGCGCCGATCCCGGACATCAGCGCGACCAGCTCGTCCTCCGGGTCCTCGACCGCGTCGGCGAAGACGGTCAGCACCCCGATCGTCCCGGTGCCGTCGTGCACCGGGATGGCCAGCGCGGTGTGCAGGCGCTCGGCCGCGGTGCCCGGGGAGATCAGGCTCTGCGGGCGGCCCACGTCCCGGATCCACAGCGGCTTGTCGACCTGCCAGGCGCGCCCGGCCAGGCCCTGCCCGTACGCCAGGTCGTCCGGCACGGTGATCCCGGTCGGCCAGCCCGGCGTGCTCCACCGGGCCACCGCGCGGATCACCTCGGCCGGCGCGTCCACCAGCCACAACTCCGCGTGCACCCAGTCCAGGGTGGCGACCACCGCCTCCAGCACCCGCGGGCCGGCCGCCTCGATGCTGGGCGCCTCGGCCAGCGCCGTGGTGACCGCCAGCTCGCACGACCGGAACCGCTCGGCGCGCCGCTGCCGGGTGACGTCCTGCACCGCCTGGACCGCGCCGACCACCCGGGCGTCCGGTCCCAGGATCGGCTGCGCGTCCATCAGGTAGTGCCGGGTCCGCCGCACCCGTCCGGGCCGGGCCAGCGGCTCGTCCCGGAGCCGTTCGCCGCGCAGCGCCCGGACCAGCCCGAGCTCGCCGGTGCCGTCCGGGTCGTCGGCCCAGAGCCGGCGCATCCGCTCGTTGGCGAAGACCACCTGCCCGTCGGCGTCGCACGCGGTCACCCCGTCGTGCAGGCTGTCCAGCACCGCGTCCAGGAACCGGTGCTGCTGCTCCAGCTCGTGCCGGGCCAACTGCTCGCCGATCAGCAGGGTGGCCACCTCGGCCGCCTCGGCCACGGCACTGATCTGCTCCGGTGACCAGGCGCGCGGGTGCGGGTCGTACGCGCAGCAGACGCCGAGCACCTGCCCGTGCCGGTCGTGCACCGGGTAGCCGAGGTAGGCGCCGCCGTGCTGGCGTACCACCCCGGGCGGCACCCGGTCGTCGGCGGTCGCGTCGTCGACGATCACCGCGCCGCCGCTGGCCACCACCATGCCGCCGAGCGAGCCGTGCAGGGTGGTCTCGTTGATCGCATCCCAGTCGCTGGAGACGCCCCAGCTGCCGTACAGCCGCAGCCGGTCCCCCTCGACGAACTGGATGCAGGCGCTCTGCGTCTGCGCCCCGCGCGCGGTCAGCGCGGCGAGCTGGTCGGCGGTGCCGCTGCTCAGCACCCCGCGCTGGAGGGCCGGACCGGCCGCCGCGCCGGCCAGCACGTCGCGCAGCAGGTGGGACCCGGAGTCCGGCACGGGACGGTCACTGACGGCGGCCGGGCGGTCGGTGACGGCCGCCCCACGGTCGCTGACGGCGGCCGGGCGGTCGGTGACGGCCGCCCCACGGTCGTTGCCGGCGGCCGGGCGGTCGCTGACCGGGGCCGGGCGGTCGCTGACCGCGGCCGGGCGGTCGGTGATGGCGGCCGCCGGCAAGCCTGGGTGCTCGTCGACGGCCGTCCCCCCGTGAAGCTCGGCCGGGCGTGCGAGCGCCGCGGCATCCGCCGCCCGTGTCCTGCTGGACCGCCCGGCGCCAGAGCCGGGGCCTTCTCGCCGCATGGCCGACCTCCGCGTTCCAGCCTAGGTGCACGAAAGGGCGGAAACCGGCAATTCGGCCTGCGGGTTGCGGGTCGGATGGCATTGCCCCGCCCCGGCGCGCGGGCGGCACCTCCGATGGCGGCCATTTTCCATTTCAGGGCAGAAGAACCGATAGTGGAGAGGTCGTGCCCGCCCGTCACCGGTCGGCCGGGAAAACGCCGGGTGCGAGCATCGGCACGGGAATTCCGATTCCGGCCGGGTCCGTCACCAGGGTGACGCCATTTCCGCTGGTCACGAACGTGCCTGCCACTGACCGGCCGCCCAGTTCATCCCGTGCCGGCGCATAGTTCGGGGAATCGACGCGGCATCACCGGTGACCGAATAGGAAACGATTGAAGTTTCATTTCGATAACATGAATTCCGTCTATCGAATCGGTGTCTCTAAAGTCTCGTCACGCGCGCCGCCGGCCGCGGAACAAGGGCATGGCGAAGGGAACACCCCGTGGGGAAGAAGAAGTCCACTCTGGTCGAGGAAGCCGCGCCGGTCGAGGAGACCGTTGCGGTGCAAGAGACCGTCGAGGCTGTGCCGGCGAAGCCGAAGAAGTCCAAGAAGGACAAGAAGGCCGCGGAGCCCGCCGTCGAGGAGGCCCCGGCCGAGGAGGCTCCGGCCGAGGAGGCTCCGGCCGAGGAGGCCGCCGCGGAGGAGCCGGCCGCGGAGGAGCCGGCCGCTGAGGAAGCCCCCGCCGAGGAGGCCCCCAAGAAGGCGAAGAAGGGCAAGAAGGCCAAGAAGGCCGAAGCCGCCACCGAGGAGGCCCCCGCCGAGGAGCCCGCCGCGGAGGAGCCCGCCGCTGAGGAAGCCCCCGCCGCGGAGGAGCCGGCCGCCGAGGAACCCGCCGCTGAGGAAGCCCCCGCCGAGGAGGCCCCGAAGAAGGCCAAGAAGGGCAAGAAGAAGTGACCCACGGGGCCGTCGTGCTCCGGCACGGCGGCCCATCACGTACTCAAATGGGGTTTTGGATCCGGGCGTAGCGGAGGTCGGCGATCGGCCGGCCCGCCGCCGCACCTCGCCGTTCGAATTTCGTCTCCGGCCGCGCGTGCGGCGTCGCCGGCAGGCGGCGCAGGCCCGGGTCGGCGTCGAGCGTCTCGGTCATCGCCTCCGCGTACTCCGGCCAGTCGGTGGCGCAGTGCAGCACCCCGCCCGGGCACAGGCGCTCGCGGAGCAGGGCGACGTTACCCGGCTGGATCAGGCGGCGCTTGTGGTGCCGGGCCTTCGGCCACGGGTCCGGGAAGAAGACGTGCACAGCGGCCAGGGAGCCCGGCGCGAGCCGGTGGACCAGCTCCATGGCGTCGCCCTGCGCCACCCGCACGTTGCCCAGCTCCCGCTCGCCGACCAGGGCCAGCAGGTTGCCGATGCCCGGGGTGTGCACCTCGATGCCGAGGTAGTCCCGGTCCGGGTCGGCGGCGGCCATCGCGGCCGTCGCGTCGCCCATCCCGAAGCCGATCTCCAGCACCACCGGGGCCTCGCGGCCGAAGAGCTCGCGCAGGTCGATCGGGGTGCGGTCGCCGTCGACGACGGTGAGACCGAGCCGGGGCCAGAGGGCGGCGTGCGCGTCGGCGTGCCGGGCGCTCATCCGGCCGCGGCGCGGGTGAAAGGTCCGGATCGGCCGGGTCGCGGGAGTGGCGGTGTCAGTCATGGCGGCGCCAACGATACGTCAGCGGGGGCGGACCGACGGCTGCGAGCCGGGGTGGAGCGGGGTGCGGGCGCCGGTCGTGAGGTCCACCGAGATGATCCACGAGCTGTTCCGGTACTGGCCGGTGACCAGCACGTGGGTGGCGTCGCGGTAACTGGGCTCGCGGTCCGCCGGCGCGCCGACCGTGCGCTTCTTCCCGGTCTTCAGGTCCAGCTCGGTGACGTGCAAGGGTTCGTTCTGCGCGGCGGTCTCGCCCTCCTGGTACGCGGTGAAGGCCAGCCGGGCGCCGTCCGGCCGCCACGCGGGGGCCACCGCGAAACCCCGGTTCTGCAGGCTGCCGCCGCCGTAGGCCGCGACCATCCGCTCCGCGCCCGAGCTGATCGTGCCGATGCTCGCGCAGGCGTCGTAGATCGCGTCGCACTCCCCGCCCCGGAACGCGATCTGCTTGCCGTCCGGCGACCAGGCGACCGCGTCGTCGGCCCGCAGCCGCTCGGTGAGCGTCCCGGACGCCGGCTGCGGCGCCTCCTCGCCGGGAAGCTCCTCGCCCCGGCAGTCCCGGGGGAACAGCACCTCGGGTTTCGCCGTGCCGGTGGCCGCGATCCGGTAGACGCCGGGGCCGCCGGTGCATGAGAGCGACCCGAAGGCCAGCCACTTCCCGTCCGGCGACCAGGACGGGCCGGCCGCCGGGCGGGTGGTGAGCCGGCGCTGCCCGGTGCCGTCCGCCTTCATGGTCCAGAGCTGGCCGCCCTTGAGGACGGCGAGCTGCTTGCCGTCCGGCGACCACCGGGGGCGGGCGTACCCGCCTCCGGTGGTGAGCCGTTTCTCCGTCGGCCCGTTGCTGACGTAGACGTCACCGGCGCGGACGTAGGCGACCGGCTCCGGCGCCGCGGGCGGCGGGGTGAGGGCCAAACCGACCAGTAGTGCCGCCGTCGTGATCATGGCTGACCGCCCCCCGATGGTCCCTGCCTGCGCTTACGTCCTGCACCATCGTCGCAACCGACCGACAACTTAAGAGGTTGGGTGCACCACTGCCGCCGACCCGCTCCCCCGCCGCACCGGTTCGGCGACGGCGAGCTGGCCGCCGTGCCGGGTGAACTCGATCGCGGTGGCCGCCCCGATCTCCGGCGCGTCCGGCCCGAAGACGTGGCCGAGCGCGGTGAGCTGCGGGCCGTACGTCGTGTGGAAGGCCGGCTCGGCCTGGATCCCGGCGGTGTTGCGCTGCGCGGCGCGCGGCGCGGCCAGCGCCTGGGGCAGGGTCAGACCCAGCTCCAGCCGGCCGTAGATGATCTGCAGCACGGTGGTGATGATCGTCGAGCCGCCGGGCGCGCCGACCGCCAGGAACGGCTTGCCGTCCTTGAGCACGATCGTCGGCGACATCGAGCTGCGCGGCCGTTTGCCGGGGCCGGGCAGGTTCGGGTCGTCGAAGGTGCCCTGGGTGCCGGTGAAGTTGAAGTCGGTCAGCTCGTTGTTGAGCATGAAGCCGCGGCCGGGCACGACCATGCCGTTGCCGCCGAACTGCTCCAGGGTCAGGGTGTACTCCACGACGTTGCCCCACTTGTCGGCGACGGTGAGGTTGGTGGTGCTCATCCCGGTGTCCGGGGTCGCCGCCGCGGTGGCCGGGGTGCAGCTCGACGGGCCGGGGGCGACCGGCTTCACCAAAGCTTTGTCCGGGTTTATCTGACACGCGCGTCCGGCCGCCCACCGGTCCGAGATCAACTTCCGCAGGGTCGACTGCGGGGTGCCGGCGCCGACGTAGCGGCCACGGTCGGCGAAGGACAGCGCGGACGCCTCGAGGTAGTAGTGCAGCTTCTCCACCGTCGACGCCGAGTCGAGCGGTGACGCCTCGAGGATGTTGAGCGCCTCCCCCACAGCCGTGCCGCCGCTGGACGGGGTGGACATGCCGTAGACGGTCAGGCCCTTGTAGCCCGACCTGGTCGGCGCGGGGTGGCGGACCCGATACTTCGCGAGATCAGAAGCGGTCAG
Above is a genomic segment from Actinoplanes ianthinogenes containing:
- a CDS encoding DMT family transporter codes for the protein MFSSSPSAGARLSLLHLSIAGILWGTAGVVVQLVAARTGLGAVAIGFYRLLFAAATMLILGLPARRRIWAAFRTAPVAVVAAGAGLAAYQAFYFVAVRLTGVSIATVISLGLAPILLSAAETIRTRRRPADAELIASAAAVIGLVLISGATLDGARAGAGTLGLLAAIASGTVYAASTALSRHTTQGIRPLHLTTLSCTAGAITLAPIAVAQGVTFTPSLPSITQLAYLGAITTALAYACFYTGLRSTTGSVAVVVTLLEPLTAALLAVLLLGEPLTTTAIIGSLLLFGAVTTLYLKPAPSPEPSLTR
- a CDS encoding selenium-binding protein SBP56-related protein, with the translated sequence MTRWTPDPTFYPSPGAAAGAPPEKLAYVAAFDRAAEKPDAIAVIDTDPASPEYGRVVGWTDLPHTGDELHHFGWNACSSALCPTAPHPHVERRYLIVPGLRSSRIYVLDTLADPRNPRLVKEISADELAEKANYSRPHTIHCGPDGIYVSALGAGQGGDGPGGIAILDHKTFDVRGQWEADRGDQHLAYDFWWHLTQDVLVTSEWGTPDMIEDGIVPELLLGRKYGHRIHFWDLAKRSLVQTVDLGDQYQMTLELRPAHDPSATHGFLGVVISVEDLSASIWAWHRSDGSFAVRKIIDIPAEPADPDLLPPALKPFGAVPPLVTDIDLSVDDRFLYVSCWGTGELRRYDVSDPFNPVFLDSVHLGGIVRRTPHPAFPEERLAGGPQMVEVSRDGKRVYVTNSLYGSWDDQFYPDGVGAWLAKIDATDEGLTLDDRFFPHGDEFRGRRVHQTRLQGGDASSDSYCFPS
- a CDS encoding ATP-binding protein encodes the protein MPAAAITDRPAAVSDRPAPVSDRPAAGNDRGAAVTDRPAAVSDRGAAVTDRPAAVSDRPVPDSGSHLLRDVLAGAAAGPALQRGVLSSGTADQLAALTARGAQTQSACIQFVEGDRLRLYGSWGVSSDWDAINETTLHGSLGGMVVASGGAVIVDDATADDRVPPGVVRQHGGAYLGYPVHDRHGQVLGVCCAYDPHPRAWSPEQISAVAEAAEVATLLIGEQLARHELEQQHRFLDAVLDSLHDGVTACDADGQVVFANERMRRLWADDPDGTGELGLVRALRGERLRDEPLARPGRVRRTRHYLMDAQPILGPDARVVGAVQAVQDVTRQRRAERFRSCELAVTTALAEAPSIEAAGPRVLEAVVATLDWVHAELWLVDAPAEVIRAVARWSTPGWPTGITVPDDLAYGQGLAGRAWQVDKPLWIRDVGRPQSLISPGTAAERLHTALAIPVHDGTGTIGVLTVFADAVEDPEDELVALMSGIGALLGQFVERRRVDNLQRQLVRSKNEYLALIGHELRTPLTSISAYTELLREADEATLLRDGQRLIAVVERNAVQLREIINELLELSALDAGHADVRRTPMDLAAVVQDVVDRTRAAIGAAPVVIDTDLPGELIVPGDRDRLRHIVENLVGSAVRYSPDGGHVEVSLRRTGRAAELAISDAAADVPRIEREELFTGLYRTSRGHDRALPGSGLGLTLSRAVVERHHGSIELTGGEAKTTVLVRLPLDVR
- the trmB gene encoding tRNA (guanosine(46)-N7)-methyltransferase TrmB, which translates into the protein MTDTATPATRPIRTFHPRRGRMSARHADAHAALWPRLGLTVVDGDRTPIDLRELFGREAPVVLEIGFGMGDATAAMAAADPDRDYLGIEVHTPGIGNLLALVGERELGNVRVAQGDAMELVHRLAPGSLAAVHVFFPDPWPKARHHKRRLIQPGNVALLRERLCPGGVLHCATDWPEYAEAMTETLDADPGLRRLPATPHARPETKFERRGAAAGRPIADLRYARIQNPI
- a CDS encoding TolB family protein, which encodes MITTAALLVGLALTPPPAAPEPVAYVRAGDVYVSNGPTEKRLTTGGGYARPRWSPDGKQLAVLKGGQLWTMKADGTGQRRLTTRPAAGPSWSPDGKWLAFGSLSCTGGPGVYRIAATGTAKPEVLFPRDCRGEELPGEEAPQPASGTLTERLRADDAVAWSPDGKQIAFRGGECDAIYDACASIGTISSGAERMVAAYGGGSLQNRGFAVAPAWRPDGARLAFTAYQEGETAAQNEPLHVTELDLKTGKKRTVGAPADREPSYRDATHVLVTGQYRNSSWIISVDLTTGARTPLHPGSQPSVRPR
- the ggt gene encoding gamma-glutamyltransferase, which encodes MRFLSALAALSLTTLGFATPAAAATVTKTPTARGYGGAIATVDADATAAGLEVLRRGGNAVDAAVAAAATLGVTEPFASGIGGGGFFVYYDARKHRVFTIDGREAGPATMTSTYFVNPATGLPYAFDEARVSGLSVGVPGTLATWESAARQWGTRSLSSALTDAAEVADRGYTVDAEFRRQVTENAAAFGQFDATKALYLPGGAPPAVGTTIRNPDLADTYREIARKGTGAFYRGDIAEDLLATVTNPPVSGSPAAPWAYPIRPGRLTASDLAKYRVRHPAPTRSGYKGLTVYGMSTPSSGGTAVGEALNILEASPLDSASTVEKLHYYLEASALSFADRGRYVGAGTPQSTLRKLISDRWAAGRACQINPDKALVKPVAPGPSSCTPATAAATPDTGMSTTNLTVADKWGNVVEYTLTLEQFGGNGMVVPGRGFMLNNELTDFNFTGTQGTFDDPNLPGPGKRPRSSMSPTIVLKDGKPFLAVGAPGGSTIITTVLQIIYGRLELGLTLPQALAAPRAAQRNTAGIQAEPAFHTTYGPQLTALGHVFGPDAPEIGAATAIEFTRHGGQLAVAEPVRRGSGSAAVVHPTS